A section of the Capra hircus breed San Clemente chromosome 23, ASM170441v1, whole genome shotgun sequence genome encodes:
- the LOC102173052 gene encoding butyrophilin subfamily 1 member A1 isoform X3, translating into MEDYSRCSGLSHLTILLLLLPLPTGGSTETFRVIGPLHPIVAVLGGEAVLPCSLFPAVSAEDMELRWFRSKLLEAVFVYQNRQEQKEEQMALYAGRTSLVGDLLSQGYAAVRIQRVQASDNGLYTCFFRKGHFYEKAGLELKVAGVGSAPQVRITGPEEDGVRVVCTASGWFPKPQVQWRDVSGEKFLAFSEAHTQDAEGLFSVEAALVVRDSSVGNVTCSILNPVLGQEEAMAIFIPEPFFPQASPWKVAFSVSLTVLVILLLGAGCYTKREHSTKVQEMREKETLCQTREQDRQTKEEELKDAAKLQEELERRKSAYLAAWRKAQLYADWRKEKFQAWPVTLDPGSAHSDLVISHEKTSVTLKASYVNSRDTCSVLGFEGITSGRSYWEVEIRDGDESEWALGVCREGVNRKGWYIESSDKGFWVVGRYEKGYCACTVPQTVLPLMQGPHPRLRVGVFLDHQEGDISFYNMTDGSHIFSFPQTSFSGTLFPYFMIRSGDVSLTVCSKMGGSEGLPVALSNPSLEESVSLPGAGFSSGSGADGPPGAESPLLPCNPEAVSP; encoded by the exons ATGGAGGACTACTCCCGCTGCTCTGGGCTCAGCCACCTCAccatcctgctcctcctcctcccgctGCCCACTGGGGGGTCCACAG AGACGTTCCGGGTGATTGGCCCTTTGCACCCTATTGTGGCAGTGCTGGGAGGAGAAGCTGTACTGCCATGCTCCCTATTTCCTGCTGTgagtgcagaggacatggagcTGAGGTGGTTCCGCTCCAAGCTTTTGGAAGCCGTGTTCGTCTACCAGAACCGACAGGAGCAGAAGGAGGAGCAGATGGCTCTTTATGCGGGGCGGACCTCGCTGGTGGGGGACCTCCTCAGCCAGGGATATGCTGCTGTGCGCATCCAGAGGGTCCAGGCTTCTGACAATGGGCTGTACACCTGCTTCTTCAGAAAAGGACACTTCTATGAAAAGGCTGGTTTGGAGCTGAAGGTGGCAG GTGTGGGCTCTGCCCCTCAGGTGCGCATCACAGGGCCTGAGGAAGATGGGGTCCGCGTGGTGTGCACAGCCTCGGGGTGGTTCCCGAAGCCCCAGGTGCAGTGGAGAGACGTCAGCGGAGAGAAGTTCCTGGCGTTCTCCGAGGCCCACACCCAGGATGCTGAAGGGCTGTTCAGCGTGGAGGCGGCGCTGGTGGTGCGAGACAGCTCTGTGGGGAACGTGACCTGCTCCATCCTCAACCCTGTCCTGGGCCAGGAGGAGGCCATGGCCATTTTCATCCCAG AGCCCTTCTTCCCCCAGGCCTCTCCCTGGAAGGTGGCTTTCTCGGTGAGCCTGACTGTGCTGGTGATCTTGCTCCTTGGGGCTGGGTGTTACACCAAGAGAGAACATTCCACGAaggtgcaggagatgcgagaaaAGGAGACTCTGTGCCAGACTAGAGAGCAGGACCGTCAGACAAAGGAGGAAGAGCTGAAGGACGCAG ctaAACTTCAGGAAGAACTAG AGAGGAGGAAATCCGCTTACCTGGCTG CCTGGAGGAAGGCCCAGCTGTATGCAG ATTGGCGGAAGGAGAAGTTCCAGGCCT GGCCTGTCACTCTGGATCCAGGATCTGCCCATTCAGACCTTGTCATCTCTCATGAAAAGACAAGTGTGACCTTGAAGGCCTCCTATGTGAATTCTAGAGATACCTGCAGTGTACTGGGCTTTGAGGGCATCACATCAGGGCGCTCTTACTGGGAGGTGGAGATCAGGGATGGAGACGAAAGCGAGTGGGCCCTGGGGGTCTGTAGGGAAGGTGTGAACAGGAAAGGCTGGTACATAGAGTCCTCAGATAAGGGGTTCTGGGTTGTGGGGAGATATGAAAAAGGATATTGTGCCTGTACTGTACCTCAGACTGTGCTACCCCTCATGCAGGGTCCCCACCCCAGGCTTAGGGTGGGGGtgttcctggaccaccaggaaggggACATCTCCTTCTACAACATGACTGATGGCTCCcacattttctccttccctcagACTTCCTTCTCTGGGACCCTCTTTCCATACTTCATGATTAGGTCAGGAGACGTGTCCCTGACTGTCTGCTCCAAGATGGGAGGGTCTGAGGGGCTCCCTGTTGCCCTTAGCAATCCTTCTCTGGAGGAGTCTGTGAGCCTCCCAGGGGCGGGGTTCAGCTCAGGCTCTGGTGCTGATGGTCCTCCAGGGGCCGAGTCTCCATTGCTCCCTTGCAACCCCGAGGCTGTGTCCCCATAG